In one window of Oncorhynchus clarkii lewisi isolate Uvic-CL-2024 unplaced genomic scaffold, UVic_Ocla_1.0 unplaced_contig_8869_pilon_pilon, whole genome shotgun sequence DNA:
- the LOC139402484 gene encoding cobalamin trafficking protein CblD-like, whose protein sequence is MTSVLCGRARLVMTQSSRRQALAALRVGWIRTFSAAGSDEPYFVVSRGDSDSGPRTVWPDENMGPFGPQDQRFQLPGNSGFDFHLEGMADQRIKGPVHRTVPDVLTAATSNERHEFVMAQFVSEFQGKIGHMLSRSVRKAEHYFDQPNVDCSIQTCPELLKKEFESYFPSAPASAITVVTVKHTRCEVIDKEVIDREQLLHKFVSGAKEICFALWTAGFWADFIDPSSGSAFFGSHSNHPLLKEEEWSRLGFHIEASGSCTVIRHVLRGTPTFVGTVFTTAPANSHVMERLQGQSSAFEDGD, encoded by the exons ATGACTAGT GTGCTGTGTGGCCGAGCCCGGCTGGTGATGACCCAGTCGTCACGGCGTCAGGCCCTAGCTGCGCTCAGGGTGGGCTGGATACGAACCTTCTCAGCTGCTGGTTCTGATGAGCCTTATTTTGTCGTGTCACGTGGGGACTCAGACTCAG GCCCTAGGACAGTATGGCCTGATGAGAACATGGGACCCTTTGGCCCCCAGGACCAGCGGTTCCAGTTGCCAGGTAACTCAGGCTTTGACTTTCACCTGGAAGGCATGGCAGACCAGAGGATTAAAGGCCCAGTCCACAGGACGGTACCTGACGTTCTGACTGCTGCTACTAGCAACGAGAGACATGAGTTTGTAATGGCCCAGTTTGTCAGCGAGTTTCAG GGCAAAATTGGTCACATGTTATCGAGGAGCGTCCGCAAGGCAGAGCACTACTTTGATCAGCCCAATGTGGACTGTTCTATACAGACCTGTCCTGAGCTGCTGAAGAAAG AGTTTGAATCCTATTTCCCCTCGGCCCCAGCCAGCGCCATCACTGTTGTCACGGTAAAACACACAAGATGTGAGGTGATCGACAAAGAAGTGATCGACAGAGAACAGCTACTTCACAAA TTTGTTAGTGGTGCTAAGGAAATCTGCTTTGCTCTGTGGACAGCTGGCTTCTGGGCTGACTTCATTGACCCCTCATCAGGATCAGCT TTCTTTGGGTCTCACTCCAACCACCCACTACTCAAAGAGGAGGAGTGGAGCCGTCTAGGTTTCCACATCGAGGCCTCTGGATCCTGCACAGTTATCCGTCACGTCCTGAGGGGAACACCTACGTTTGTTGGAACTGTTTTCACCACTGCACCTGCTAACAGTCACGTCATGGAAAGACTTCAAGGCCAGTCAAGTGCATTTGAAGACGGGGACtag
- the LOC139402482 gene encoding ly6/PLAUR domain-containing protein 6-like — MMEAWPAAWVLLLTLIADWLEAAQSRDFTVKDIILLHPSTTPHPGGFKCFTCKDAPDNYECNRWAPDVYCPRETRYCYTLHVLDVQGNTVSVTKRCVAPAHCLSTGCTQDNHEGYKVCTACCEGNICNMQLPRNKTDAIFSTTSLLHSSNGLLTHYWLLTGCLSSTVISVMLSNSL; from the exons ATGATGGAGGCCTGGCCAGCAGCCTGGGTCCTACTTTTAACGCTAATCGCTGATTGGCTGGAAGCGGCTCAATCGCGGGACTTCACTGTGAAGGACAtcatcctcctccatccatcaA CCACACCTCATCCTGGAGGGTTCAAGTGTTTCACATGTAAAGATGCACCAGACAACTACGAATGCAATCGCTGGGCTCCGGACGTATACTGCCCACGAG AGACCCGGTACTGCTACACCCTCCATGTGTTGGACGTCCAGGGGAACACTGTGTCTGTGACCAAACGCTGCGTGGCCCCGGCCCACTGTCTGTCTACAGGCTGCACCCAGGACAACCATGAAGGATACAAG GTCTGCACTGCTTGCTGTGAAGGAAACATCTGTAACATGCAGTTGCCAAGAAACAAGACAGACGCCATCTtttccaccacctctctcctccacagCAGTAACGGTCTACTCACACACTACTGGCTGCTCACTGGCTGTCTGAGCTCTACCGTCATCAGCGTCATGCTATCCAACAGTCTATGA